A region of the Haematobia irritans isolate KBUSLIRL chromosome 5, ASM5000362v1, whole genome shotgun sequence genome:
gtcatgctaaccattgttttttctatagaaaattttgtcaaaattttatttctatagaaaattttgtcaaaagtttatttctataaaaaattttgtcaaaattttatttctatagaaaattttatcaaaattttatttctgtggaaaattttgtccagattttgtTTTATGTGGTACTTACTTAGCAAGCCCATCCGCAGTTTGAGAAATACGAAATCCATTTATTTCATATGTTTCAGTACCATCTTCATTACAACTGTAGGTTGAATTTTGAATTATGTCTAAGGCTTCTTGACGATGAATTGGTCCAAGGCGAGCATTTCTTAATGAATGATGATTTGAAAAAACACAAATATCttttaagaaacaaaatataaactTACTCGTAAAATACTGTTAAAGTGTAGTCCTTTGTTAGATCTGTAAAGGTATCGGTAGTTGTACGAGTTCCCGCTGTATCAACAAGATATATTAGGGCACAATTTTCTGCAGTGAAACTAATGCCTTTGTACCATATTTTGGCATAACGTCTGCAAAAAATAGTAGGAAAAACtgttttaacaatttaattatatttttttgtgcacTGAAGGACTCGATGTAGAATATTCGACCTCACACAAAGATTTTTAAGATTCAACTTTAGTTGGCTAAAATAACTTTATATGTTAATTTAGGCAATATCAAAGCctttttcagttaattttttttgtactttcaagattttttctacttttcacttatttttattattttcaaaattttggaaaaattcttccattgAAAAAATTCTTATCTTACACATAATTATTCGTTTTCATTCCATCATAGGCCATTATTTCAACTTTACTTCCATTTTGTAGTACTCTTCCGTTGGGATGAATCACAGCTGATGTTCCACAATTTCGGGAAAGAGCTATGGCAACCATAGATCTTTCATTGAAGACTCTTATGGACTTATCCAAAGTCATATCGATGCTGTTAAACGAAAAAATCTTAATAGAAATTAATGTTCGACATATTACCGCCACACTTACCGTATGCCATCACGTAATCGAAGATGAATTGTACCATTGGCCATAGCAATGGGACCAGTTCCAATGCCACATAACGAAGATTGTGTGGATATTAAATCGTATTCAGAGCTACGATTACGTTTCAAAGCGAATGGTGGTGGTGGCATAGGTTCTGGAAACTAAAAAAAAGGGGAACAATttaaagagttaaattcataaaTATAGCCCCAAACTTCACTTACCATCCGATACATATCATTATCACTAGCACCATACAAAATGGATGGAAATCCCGTATCGGAAGCTATCAAATTGTTATAGCCACCACATACCATGGAAGCGGAAGGAGCTGATGCATAGGGTCTGTAAGAAGTTTGAATTGGCAATGAAACTGGAAATGGCAATGACGAGGATCTAGCAGATAAACGACCCAAAGACGTAGAAGCTGATGCATTTGTATCAACTAATCTCTGATGCTGGGGTACAAATGGTTCAATACTGGGATTGAAACGTGACTATGAAGGAAGTGAAAAATTACCATAAATTCTTCTCTCTATTTTTTTACTTACCGATTGGGCTGCTGCTGGTCCAGGAACCGTGAAAACCGATCTTTGATGAGTTCTAGTTGGCGATTTAATTGGGTTCCTtagaatattattaattttctcATTCATGCTAGCGCGAGCCAAAAATTCTTCAGGACTAAAACCAGTACATGTAATTGTCGCTGAATTCGACGAAGCTGAAGCCATTGGTGTCTCCTCACTTTTATTTTGTGTATCTTCAGATTTTAGATCTCCCTCATTTCCatcgaaaaaattattttctacatttttgtccatattttaatgATGAGCGGGTGAACAATATACACCAATAGCGAGAGGTTCAATGGTATACTAAATGCGATTATGCATAAGAATCTTGGCTAATGCTCCCGAGACGAAAATTTTAGTATGaaagattttatagaaaattttcttgcctTAATTTTTTCCCATAGCCTACTGCCTTGTGGAAAAATCCActgagttaaaatttttaaattactacTATAGAACGTTACTACAGttggaattttgaaattttgtcaaaattttatttctatagaaaatttttaccacaattttatttctatagaatatttttaagaaaattttgtcgaaaattttatttctataaaaaagtttctcaaaatttttttattgaaaattttgtccagactttaattctatagaaaattttgtccagattttatttcttagaaaattttgtcggaaattttatttctgtaaaaaagtttctcaaaattttatttttattgaaatttttgtccagactttatttctatagaaaattttgtccacattttatttctatagaaatttttgtccagactttatttctacagattttgtttaattctatagaaattttttcatggtttcaATAGAATGCGTTTGTGGTTgaagacgggcttttcaaccgcCGTGAATGTTCTAGGAGCTATATAAGGAAATCCCTTCGACTGTTGTTCCTACAAAAGTTTCAAGCCGTCCTCAGGAGTTGAGGGTAAAATGTTCCTCACAAGTTGAGAGTAAATCTTCCTCGCAATATGAGTGTAACTTTTTATCACA
Encoded here:
- the fest gene encoding wurstfest codes for the protein MDKNVENNFFDGNEGDLKSEDTQNKSEETPMASASSNSATITCTGFSPEEFLARASMNEKINNILRNPIKSPTRTHQRSVFTVPGPAAAQSSRFNPSIEPFVPQHQRLVDTNASASTSLGRLSARSSSLPFPVSLPIQTSYRPYASAPSASMVCGGYNNLIASDTGFPSILYGASDNDMYRMFPEPMPPPPFALKRNRSSEYDLISTQSSLCGIGTGPIAMANGTIHLRLRDGIRIDMTLDKSIRVFNERSMVAIALSRNCGTSAVIHPNGRVLQNGSKVEIMAYDGMKTNNYVRYAKIWYKGISFTAENCALIYLVDTAGTRTTTDTFTDLTKDYTLTVFYENARLGPIHRQEALDIIQNSTYSCNEDGTETYEINGFRISQTADGLAKVTRSNNKCLIRTSPGNGSTTLTTVGIHCTASMGNTSHLFVRRNEKRMHFDGSCFIVRNAGHSAGFNESNLLIVY